A stretch of the Lactuca sativa cultivar Salinas chromosome 9, Lsat_Salinas_v11, whole genome shotgun sequence genome encodes the following:
- the LOC111920962 gene encoding uncharacterized protein At5g01610 gives MSSIIIFTFSILLFSPFTVSSLIDATDDGDHDNLTAYEIIQSYGFPKGILPIGVTGYELDKSTGKFKAFFNGSCSFSLEGSYDLKYKSTIGGIISKGRLKDLTGVSVKVFFFWLNIVEVYTSEDELGFSVGIASAGFPIDNFEDCPQCGCGMDCNGVVDDPRGKQSTKIRTNPFVSSI, from the coding sequence ATGTCTTCGATCATCATCTTCACTTTCTCCATCCTCCTGTTTTCACCCTTTACAGTCTCATCTCTAATCGACGCCACGGACGACGGAGACCATGACAACCTCACTGCCTATGAAATCATTCAATCGTATGGGTTTCCGAAGGGGATTCTCCCTATAGGCGTCACCGGCTACGAACTCGACAAATCCACCGGAAAATTCAAAGCTTTCTTCAACGGTTCTTGTAGCTTCTCTCTCGAAGGTTCCTATGACCTTAAATACAAATCAACTATTGGTGGGATCATATCGAAAGGTAGGTTAAAGGATCTTACTGGGGTTAGCGTCAAGGTGTTTTTCTTTTGGCTCAACATTGTCGAGGTTTATACATCAGAAGACGAGCTTGGTTTTTCTGTTGGCATTGCGTCAGCTGGGTTTCCGATCGATAATTTTGAGGATTGTCCGCAATGTGGATGTGGTATGGATTGCAATGGCGTTGTTGACGACCCTCGAGGTAAGCAATCGACGAAGATCAGAACAAACCCCTTTGTTTCTTCAATCTAG
- the LOC111920942 gene encoding protein SENESCENCE-ASSOCIATED GENE 21, mitochondrial → MARSISNAKFLSSFLVDQLSVVARRGYAAATSSGSVRGSGVAMMKKGGEESKKSSTPWVPDPVTGYYKPEGQTNQVDAADLRELLLKQKTGRH, encoded by the exons ATGGCTCGATCTATCTCAAACGCTAAGTTTCTGTCGTCGTTCCTTGTTGATCAACTCTCCGTTGTTGCCAG ACGTGGATACGCGGCGGCGACATCAAGTGGTAGTGTGAGGGGAAGTGGAGTTGCAATGATGAAGAAAGGAGGCGAGGAGTCGAAGAAATCGAGTACACCATGGGTTCCGGATCCAGTTACAGGTTACTACAAGCCAGAGGGTCAAACAAATCAAGTTGACGCTGCGGATCTGCGTGAACTGCTCTTGAAACAGAAAACTGGTAGACACTAA